TCAAAACACAACATAGGTAACCGATTACAGCAATGAAGTGACCGGTTACTTCACAACGAACATGAATTCCTCATCTACGTCAACACCAGGTAATCGGTCACCACCctaaggtaaccggttacctcatacCTGTAACATCAAAATCCATCTTTTGACAACACCTCACCATTTCCAACTCAACTCAAATCGTACCAAAACGTACACAACCTCAAAACAGCACCAATTTCAACATTCTAATACATTCTTAACATGGTTTGGGTTTATCTAATATCAATCATAACTCCTAAACATGCATTTGTATCAAAATCATCTAATTTTCCCTAAGGTTCCAAAATCCCAAAACCCACAATATATACAATTAAGAGAAGCAATACACCTAATCAATCTTATTATCCATAAACCGATAATAGATAGTAAATGTaattagtcaccccttaccttagccaaaaatctTGGATCTTCCTCTTTCTTTGTTCTCCTCTTCCTCTGCTCTTTCACGTATACTTCAGTCTTCTCCTCATTTGCTTTCTATCTCCTTTCTCTccaaattcctttattttatgaaaatagaaaatatctaATAAGACCTACatagttaacacctcccttttgctaaccactacactaagcccaattgtttaTTTCTCATAATTCCTCCAATAAATCACCAACTCCcaaataatttcaattaaataattaaatttcaattaaattaaataatggaaaatatggggtgttacaagtacAATGTCTAAAAACTGTTGTCAATAACAAGGATAGTTGGTTGTGGAATTTGAGGTTTAGACATTTGAACTTTCAATCACTCAATCAAATGATTACATAAGATATGGTTATGGGTATTCCAATTCTTGAGATGCCTAAATTTTTTTTGAAGGTTGTTTAGTCGGAAAGTAATCCATAACTCTTTTTCTTCGACTAAGCCAATGAGATCATCCTGTATATTCGAAGTGGAACACTCAGATGTTTGTGGTCCATTCAAAGAACATATCCTTGGTGAAAacatatattttcttttgtttgctAATGAGTTTAGTCGAAAGTTGTGACTCTATGTGATCAAGAGAAAGGACGAAGTATTTGACATCTTTAAGAGATTCAAGATACTTGTCAAAAACCAGAGTGAGAAGAAGAATCCAGTTCTGTATGGAAGGAGTAACCATATCgaagctagatttcacttctTGAGGTAGAAGGTAAATTGCAGTGAACTTGAATTTAGGTATTGCTTAAGTGAAGCACAGTtggccgacattttcaccaaaggattgaagatcgatatattcctaaatttgagaaagaaattaagaatagttcagattgaatatttttagagttgttcgacaacttggattataaGGAGTATGTTGATATATTATTGGgatttgttgagatattattgggattgatattattaatataatattaaatataatctaatataataatatcaaatacaaTCCAAGTTGTGTAAGTCCAAGCCCAATCAGGATTGTATATAAATAATCATAGTCTGTATGATTATTGTGGTTGATGAAAATTTTGCCTGGGATTGAAATTCTAATGATGCAATCAATAAGCCATTGATGAACTATGGTTTCGACAAAGAAACTGATGAATTCGTAGTCGAAGAAATTATTCCAGTCGAAGTGGAAGAAATTGCTGACATTATAAAAAAAGTCAGAGTCGAAGAGGGTGTGGCTTATAATAGCCAAAGACCTCAAAGAACTAGAGTTCTTCCAGCAAGACCTCATGAATATGACGTGGTTGGTGATGACGAGGTCACACTAGATGGATATTTAGTTCATTTTTCTTTACTTGTAGGTGTTAAACAAATGAACTATAGCGAGGCCTTAAAGATTCAACAATGGAAGTTAGCTATGGTCGAAGAGTTACAGGCAATCGAAAGAAACGACACATGGGAGTTAGTCGAATTGCCAGCACATACAAAAGCTATTGACATAAAGTGGTTGTTCAAGTTGAAAACACAATGCTGATGAATCAATAGCAAGACATAAAGCAAGATTAGTAGCTCGAGGATTTCTTCAAAGATCAGGACTCGACTACTCTGAAGTATTTTCTTCAGTAGCAAGATTGGAAACTGTTCGACTAGTGGTAGCCTTGGCATGCAACCAAGGTTGGTCGACATTTCATTTAGATGTGAAATCATCTTTTCTGAATGGTTCTTTAGATGAGGAGGTCTATGTCACACAACCTCTGGGATTTGTGATTCAGAAGGAAGCGGGTAAAGTATATAAGTTGCACAAAGCGCTCTATGGCCTCAAGCAGGCACCTAAGGCATGGAACAAGAAGACCGACTCACACTTAGTCGAATTAGAATTTGTCAAATGTAAATCAGAGTATGGTTTGTATGTTCAGGTTGTAGCACACAACATAACAATCATCTACTTATATGTTGATGACCTACAGGTAACTAGAAATAACTTGGAGaacttgtcgaagttcaaagagttgatgatgaaggaatttgaaatgtcaaaTCTaggaaaattgtcttatttcctaggcatggaatttcaaatgttgaagcaaggtatggtgctacatcaaaggaagtatgtcaaagagatactcaaGAGATTCATAATGGATGATTCGAATCTTGCATCCTCACCTGCCGAATCAAACTTGAAGTTGGAGAAGTACGGAGAGGAAGACACAGTCGATGTAACTTTGTTCAAGCAAATTATTAGATCTCTGAAATATGCGTGCAATAGTCGACGTGATATAGGTTTTGCAGTCGGATTAGTGAGCAAATACACGAGTGAACCAAGAGTGTCACACATGAAGGATGTAAGAAGAATTCTAAGATACCTAAAAGGATTGATAGAGTATGGAATTCTATTTCGACGAAATTTTGAAGACAAAGAAGCAACAATTACATGTTTATCAGAtgttgattggtgtggagataaggaagatcgaagaagcacaactgaatatttctttcaagtatttggtgctccaatttcatggtgttcgaagaaacaaTCAGTCGTGGCATTATCATCGTGTGAAGTTGAATATATAGTAGGATCCTATGCTGCATATCAAATAATTTGGATCAGATCAGTACTTGAAGAAATTGAGTTCGAAGTGAAGAAACCTCTTGTTTTGCAAATCGACAACAAGTCAGTCATAAATCTGGCGAAGAATCCAGTTCTAcatggaaggagtaagcatatCGAAGCTAGATTTCACTTCCTGAGGGAAAAGCTAAATTGAGGTGAACTTGAAGATAGGCATTGCTCGAGTGAAGCACAATTGGCCGATattttcaccaaaggattgaagattgcagattcctaaatttgagaaagaaattaggaataaTTCAAGTTGATTATTTTTACAGTTGttcgacaacttggattatagggggtatgttgagatattattgatatttgttgagatattattgggattgattttattaatataatatcaaatataatataatcaaataatatcaaatataatccaagttgtgtgAGCCCAAACGCAATCAGggggatgtgttgatgtgcataaggtatattcttatgcacggtgcataaatactcaaatattgtttatattactcaaagtattatatttattactcaaaataatatacagattactcaaaataatataaatattactcaaaacaatgaatatattattcaaaatagttaaaattcgatattactcatgattgtgtaaatattactcagaatagtgtactcattactcacaattaataattactcataattaatagatgtgtacaaataatgcatatattattcatagattatgatattattactcgtttctaactaaaatattactcggaacaatttaaatattactcgtacgagacttatgcaccgtgcataaggtaTAGGATATATCTTATGTACATCAACCTGACCCCCAATcagggttgtatataaatagtcatagtctgCATCACTATTTGTATAATTTAATTCAATAATATAAtacttattttctttattatctttattctctcctcactaaaaatGCCTCACGCACTAACACTAGGTTTGAATCTTAGGTTTTTTAGAAAGAATTATCAACAGTTATGTGTGCCAACGCTTCATAAACCATCGCTTAAATGAATAGACAATGGTTATATTATGTCCACACTTTGGAAACTCTATCATAACGGATATAAGGGctttcaacaaaaataaaaaaaacttatcaaAGCATAAAAAAACTTATCAAAGCATAAAAAAACTTGACCTATTACCCTTTAAGCGACGATTTTTCATCTGCTGTATGTCTATTTTGCCGGTGCCTAAGAAATAGATGGTACAATCGTGTCTTTGtaataaattcaaaatacttCATGGTCACTCATATCTAGAAAGAGAGTAATTACAAGTTAGCAAATTTAAATTTAACTTACAGTGCGTTTGATATGTAAAATATGAAGTACTGGACAGAACAGTACTAGACAGTACAGGATAATTTTTTGTATTGTACTGTGTTTGATGGTTACTGGACTAAACAacagtataatttttattataacattttttgatatataaaatattaattttatatttatgaattaaaatattaaataataagaaagagagtaaaaaataattttttgatattttttttttataattagtgCTTGAGACAAAAAGTTGTCCCATGGTTTAGTGTGAGACAAGAAATTATGGTTTTGTCCTGTACCTTGTCAAATTTTTTGTCTAGTATCATGATTAATTTCTGCATCAAACAGAGTACAAAAAAGTTGTCATGTCCAGTACCTCGttttttagcaaatcaaacgCTCCCTAATTAAACTTTGTGggggtgatatatatatatatatatatatatatatatatatatatatatatatatatatatatatatatatatatatatatatatatatatatatatatatatatatatactttaataGAAATAGATTACGCCTTCTTACCTTTAAATAAGGTTAATTCAAAGTTTTTGGTGTAGTCATGATTGTAacgatattttttttaataacatgGAAGGCATAACCCCAAAAAGTCAAAACTAAACAACAAGCGTGATTTTTTTACCACTATGCCACATTTATGGAACTTTAATACCAGAATGCCACAAAGTGAAAAAAAAATACCAGAATGTCACACTTCCAGTTGGGGTCCGGCCAGGCCTTGGACGGACTGGAAGAGGGTTTTTTTGGCATGTTGGGGTCCGGTCAGGGGTGGGCCGTACGCTAACTAaggctttttttttcctttttttttattttaattgaatttaaagaattattaattacaataattgtatttttattataattaatgattaaaatataataaaaaacattaaaatataacaaaaaaaatttatttgccaatatttattttattcaatacatAAACGGGTACAAGGAAAAAAAGCCTATTTTTTCTTGGGCTTTGGTTGGACCATATGACCCCCAGTGAGACATTTTTTGGGTTTCTTTGGTCTTGTACCCCTGCGTAACGGTTGAGCATCGTTTGGTGGAGGTTGCCTTTGTGGAGAATCGTCGCTTGAAAGATCATCGTTTTGATGCGACGGACCATCATCCATAAACCTAGCCAGTTGTTCTTCAGTTATTGGTGGTAAATTAAGTATTTCCTCATCGGTCATTTCAACGATTGGTTGATTTGACGCCACAAAGGTTTGTGGCATTTGTGCTTGAAAGGGTGGATAGTAGGCATTCGTCGTGTCAAAGGTATATTGTGGTCGGGAGAGTGAAGGGGCGGAGGAAAGCGGTTGAGATTGGGAGTATGACTAGTCGAAGTCGGGTTGAAGGATTGGGGTGTTATGTAGCGGTGGTCGAAGTGTGgattgttgttgatattgttcttGGTGGTAGTAGTAGTTTGTTTGGGGGGTTGATGTGTAAGGGCTTGGAATTTGAGATGGTGTGGCAAAAAACGTGTGTTGTTGTGTGGTTTGAGTGTGTTGGTATGTTTGTGGAAATGAAGATGTTTGTTGTTGGaattgtgtttgttggaattgtgtTGTTGGTTGGAATTGTGGTGTTGGTTGAAATTGTGGTGTTGGTTGGAATTGTGGTGTTGGTTGGAATTGCGTGGTTGGTTGGAATGATTGTGGGATTTCTTGATGAAAGGTGGTATGCGGGGTTGATGAAGAGGAGGCATAATGACGAGGGTCTGCCAAATACGTTTCTTTCGACAAATATATTAATGGAATATTTCTTAACCATTGTATATATTCATCGGTGTGGCGTAAAGAAGTACTCACCTCACCTGTTAttattaagtttcttctatctttCCACTCGTTGTTCTCGTGAATGTTCAAATCTCGATAAGCACAATCCTTGCCATCGTTCTTCGTTATGGTGTGGTGATCTCCAAGACACCTCGGGGGTTGAGGGATGTTTTGAGTAAACCCAAATTGAAGCCTAACCCTGTCGGCGTGATGCATTTCCACAATATGAAAACAAATAATATATGTAGTTGCACTCCACGCTCGAGCTTCTCGTTGAGTGCCACGAGGATATTTTTCGTAAGGCCTCCACAAAAACTGtaagacataaataaatataagagtcGTATTCACGTAGATGAAAGATTTAATATATGGCTTGGAAAAAACTTACATCTCCTTGGACCATGTGATCCAAAATGAAACGATATCCATCAAGATAAGCATTTGGAGATGAGAAATACTCCATACCTCGTTGTGCAAATCTTGCATATTTAAAAAGTTCAATTAGAAATATGCGTTAATTTAgtggaaaaataaatatatagaataAAGAATTTACCTAATGGCGTATGGATAGGGTGGAGCAATTTCACTCCTTGGAGCAAGTCGTGGAATGCGATAGTAGGCCCACACAGCGAGAAGGAGTGTGCAGCCTGCAACACTCATGCATCCTACACGACATGCTTTGCACAGCTCCCTGTAAAGGTAAGCCAAACACgcagacccccaactatatttgCCACATTCATCAAAATCTTTGACAAATTTGAACCAAGAAGAATGCAACACATTATGAGATTTGTTAGGAAATAAAACTGCAATGATACTTAAGATATATAATTTTGCATGCAGTATATTTTCCTCCTCGGTTTGTTGAGAATGTTGTTCTAACTCAATCAACTCGTCGTGGATCCATCTCAATTTTACCGCACCCTTCACCCTATCACTAAAAGGTTCTATGCCTAAAGCATCGATACATGCATAATCAGGTCCTTCGGTTTCACCTACTACAGCCCTCCCATCTATGCGGAGGCCAAACAACATATTTATATCCTCTAGTGTGATTGTACATTCACCGGTTGGCAAATGAAACATGTGTGTCTCGGGCCTCCACCTCTCAAGCATCGCAATTACAAGTTTAGAATCAACACTTCTAAAGTTATTTTTGGCGACACGTCCAAAACCGGCTCTTTCCAAGTAAGGCTTGATAGCCTCACTTGGCTCCCTATCAAATAGATGATTATGTAGTCTAAACCTTTTAGACTCATCCTATacaaaaaatatatcattttgttagtatacaaaaataataaaatgtgaaACTTACGTATAAGAAATACTAGTAAGAAAACGTACGTATGCAGCCACGTTCTTCCTTGTTCCTCTATGATTATCTCCCAAAGCAAGCAAACCAAACATGTTGTGTGATTGTGGTAGTGGTAAACAAATTGTGTGTTTCATATGAATATGCAACTTTAGAATTTGGAAGATGTGATGAGTTTGGAGTGATAATGAGAGGTTGAATTTATAGTCAAAGTGAATGCATTGTATAAACCATTGGACTAACAAGTGTAATGCATGCAAAGAAGGGGCATTCTATTATCCAACTTTATTACAATCTCTTGCATGCTTCTACTATGTGATGGGATTGCACACTGCTTGATTGGACAATTGCATGCATGCATGCAACGAAAATTGTGCCCCCTTGTGGTCCGTCCCACCCTTGAACGCACGCGAACCAAGCATGTTTGGGTCCGGCCAACCCTTGGACGGACAACCTTGTGGTTCGGACAGCCCCTGGTTGgactgtgtcataccccaatttttgaccctaagatcatatatcattcatatcccaatcattaatcaagagcttcacttagaagttttgtttgtggtgttgcactcacctcatcaataagagggaccgtcaagcaccaatgattgtttatcttgtatgcatattatactaacccaaataccaaaaatattgctttgtttctttgtaggcttttgttttgtaggtaccaagccaagacatgcaataaacaaggcattttccacattttggactgatgaaatcgatttccctcttgggtaaatcgatttccctacagcaattttcaacaaaatcacattctggacagcatgaaatcgatttccctcctgggcaaatcgatttccctagtgtattttgcgccaaattctcttctggaacagagtgaaatcgatttcactcctgggggaaatcgatttccttaaggcgaaattcaaaaaaatagagagggaagcttgatttgattttggcacctattttctttgaccatttttgtcattttaccaattttccacctcaccaaaataattcccttaattaattccattttaacctcattttaccattttttaccatttaaatgccactttaatcaccaattaaacacaagttaattaactaagagcaaatgaccaaattgccactactcttgctctcatcctataaatagaggccactactctctcatttctcaagcttggagagccaaaaaattgcttgcaaattcatttctcaccctttccaaaaccctcacccaaagttcattttcataagattagtgagattcacattgaatcttgctaattttgaactaaacctcctacatttctctcttttctttggttgttcatctcaaaatttgaaggatctatacactttgtgcttgctcttgaagctactccaagacttttgttcaagaagtggtaatttgctagatccatgatgtagatctttattgcttgtgttcaatgcatctttgatgctatattgatgatatttgctggttttgtgatggaaatttcgtgctcaagttgatgtgtgatcataagctgtttgtatatttgttcaaatcaagtttcattcctttaaatgatgtttttgctgaaatttaccctgcatgaaatcgatttcctgctggcagaatgtggttttttgccttttttatgcttgttttggcttccttcttcctccacttcattaatatcattggatctaggatgttgataggtttgaaatgacctaatccataatattagatgaatgatattaatgatagtgtgagttgattatctttttgtgaattttattcttcttccttcacttcattaatatcattggatctaggatgttgataggtttgaaaggaccaaatccataatattagatgaatgatattaatgatagtgtgagttgattttactttatgcattttatcttcttcttctcctttttttttcttttgatcgatgaaagtcttaacactttgagaattcCTATGGATTCTTAGCAAAGACtggatcgttacctattttcttttggtgcggtattgctttcggagaatgatctacatatcatttctctcgcatgcattagcacataaagttttgaccggcctcgttgtagggtgatttctacataaatcacttggcgatctgcttaacatagcgcaatatttcgtgtcccgaacaaaaagatcaaatatggaagagaattgtatgcggttgatttaagacttatggaggtttatcgtgtagtcgctatgattttatcaagcttctgataaatgtccattgaatttaaatccgagaacatccttcactcaccatcgatctttactactaactttgataacatacttgacaagtttcaagatggttatctttaacatctaacaattgactttaatttccgcactttactataccgttctttatatttctcgctttattgctttattttatcatttcatcatatttacattccgctatttttcctttgtccatttggacatttatattccgctattttctctttgtccatttggacgatatgtttatgcttccgctatttttcttttgtccacttggaccatactttatttttacgctaaaacactaataaataacaaaaatctaaaaaacacctaaggctctcttttggactattggttactatccctagcattttggagattcggacttatggacttaggatctctggactctcattctgttattactctgtgattgttctgtctgtctggcattggattgttgtctgtttatgtgtgcaggtatttccttgaaagcccttgatggttaattccaaggcattgagataaggattttacctgaaaacagctgttactctgcccgatttttgtcagaattttaatgtgcttaatgcaaagtggtgctaagacaataagttcatctggatccccaagtgataatgttggtttagtatcgatattccaaaggatgggaaatctaccttgactcacaatgtcaagtgttggcttcttcttcggttagaccgttcttttccttagcttttattttacgcaataggatagcctcttcatctcctcccacttcttaaattttcaaaatcttctccctttttcaaaatattcttatgtttgcaaatcttttcaaaaccttttttctctaaaaatatcttttgcccttagtggccttttctttaaaagtttagacactattaatcgtcgaaacgagtggttataccccacgattttgaaattgattgatataatgagatcttttacgcgtgagagagctagtggcatacttgttgattttatccgagttggagcccttctttcatttgcgatgcaaagaactcattcgttctcatgctcaagatcaatggctgagtatttctctccaacgacgataaagtgtttattcgtttttaaaacgtttttccctttaagcggaactacattagctctgacttctccattgcaccgaggaggtatgtaggcacaaagcttaacgctttgccgagcttattttaaaaataaaacaaaccctttttttagcacacacgacacagattttcaaaaaggttcctgtggagtaccacagatatgaggggtgcttaaaaccttcccctcatataatcaacacccgaacctgagttctcttccttgttttaaaaacaaaactttgggtttttcgttcttttccccgCTACAGACTGAAACGTGTTTCGTCCGTTGACTGGACGGACTCCCTACATGTCCATTTTTTGGTTGGCACAGTTTAAATACCACTTTGACTGAAACAGATATAGCAACAGACATTCAAACACAGAGAAAAATTATTTGTTCAGAGAAACATTATATAAAAACTGAATGGCTCAGAGAAACATTATTTGTTCAGTGCATTACAATGGTGTTATCAGTAACGATCTAACCAACGGTTTTTCGTTTAGCAATACCGAAACAAAACGTTTCAAAGTGCATTGTAGAGCTGATTTTATGCATTTGAAGGAACGGATCGAAACAAAATTGCAACTtcctgtaagtgaaattatttatcGACTTCCGTTGTTTAATGGAGACAACAGTATCATTTTTTACGTCATGAAACCAGTAGAGGACGACGGTGGCGTTAAAGTGATGTTCGAATGTCACAATTCGTTTGCTTCTCTTGACGATATCGAGCTATATGTTCATATTGTTAGTCCTCTCATTAACCAATCGCAAGAGTCACATTCGCATCAATATGGTATGAGCCAACCCACTGATGAAGAGCCAACACAAAACAACGAACCATTTATTCCCAACGAACAAGTGGACGAGTACAGTGAAGATGAAATACAAGAAGTGCAATATGAAGATCTTTTTGGTGATGACAATGACCCTGATATTGTTGAGCCGTCGCAGCCTACAATTGCACGGCCGATTAGCATGTACGCCCCACCGGATCACATGCGAAATATCTGTTTAGAAGAGGCACAGTCTGAATCAATATTTGGTTCGCACAAAACAAACTATAGTGATGTTGATTTATATGAGGGAATGGAGTTTGAAGACAAGGAGGAGTGCGTTGCTGTTATACAACATTGGCATATCACCAATAATCTTGATTATTGGGTATACAAATCTGATAAGAACAGATATGTCATCAAATGCACGAATCCAACTTGCCAATTCAAATGTAGAGCATCAGTTCGCAAGAAGAATTCTAAGTGGACGATAGGTAAGTTGAGTGGACCACATGTCTGCACAACCACTTCAATGTCGCAAGACCATAGACAACTTACCTCAGATATTGTCTCTCACTGCATCAGAGATCTGGTTAACACCGACCCATCAATTAAGGTAAAGCTCATAATTTCTCATGTAACAGGAAAGTATGGTTATAATATATCTTACAGGAAAGCGTGAATTGCAAAGGTAAAGGCCATAGAATCCTTGTATGGAAACTGGGAGACATCTTACAATGACCTTCCACAATGGTTATTGGTAATGAAAACATATCTGCCTGGAATGATAATAGACTTGGAAACGTTACCTGCATTTTCAAACGAAGGAAGCCAGTTGGGTGATAAGATGATATTCCATCGTCTATTTTGGGCTTTTCAACCAtgcatccatggttttgcttATTGCAAGCCAATTGTTCAAGTCGACGGAACATGGTTGTATGGAAGGTACAAAGGGACATTGTTGATGGCTGTGGCGCAGGATGGGAATGGTAACATTTTTCCAATTGCTTTCGCTATTGTCGAGGGTGAAACCAAGGATGCTTGGAGTTTTTTCCTTCGCAATCTAAGAAGCCACGTGACACCCCAACCCAATCTATGCCTAATATCAGACAGACATCCATCGATTAAAAGTGCCTATGATGATCCTGCAAATGGATGGCAAAATCCTCCGTCTtcacatgtatattgcattaggCATATCGCGCAAAATTTTATGCGTGCGATTAGAGACAAGGAACTACGTAAAAAACTCGTCAACATGGGTAATAGTCTAATTGATCTTTATGAAGTACATTTGTCAAATGATCTTTGTCGGTTTCTTGACATGTTTATTATTTGTAACAGGATATGCATTGACGGAGTCAACATACAACTACTATAGAACCGAAATTCGTCAGACAAATAGAGATgctttggagtggattgaaaatatCCCTAGGGAGAAATGGGCAAGGGCGTTTGATAGAGGGCAACGATGGGGACACATGACGACTAACCTTGCAGAAGCAATGAACTCTGTGCTAAAGGCAATCAGAAACCTTCCAATAGCGTCTTTGTTTTCGGCCACATATTTTCGGATGGGAGCATTATTTGGTCAACGCGGACATGAATGGACAAAGAGGTTGACATCAGGCCAAACTTTTACAGACAAGTGTATCAAGAGGATGACTGAAGAAGTCAACAAAGCAAGCATTCATAATGTTTATCAGTTTGACCGGGAGAGGTTCTATTTTATGGTGGCCGAAAGAATAAACCGCAACGATGGTCGACCAACTGGTACTTACGGTGTTGATCTGCGAAAAAGAACATGTGATTGCGGAAAATTTCAAGCGTTCCATTTGCCTTGCTCACATGTGATTGCAGCATGTGAAAGTATACGCCAAGACTACACCATTCACATACCCGACGTGTTCAAGATTCAGCATGTTTTTAAAGTCTACCAACAAAGCTTCCAAATCCTCCCACATCAAGATAATTGGCCGCAATATAG
This genomic window from Vicia villosa cultivar HV-30 ecotype Madison, WI unplaced genomic scaffold, Vvil1.0 ctg.000992F_1_1, whole genome shotgun sequence contains:
- the LOC131632720 gene encoding protein MAIN-LIKE 2-like, encoding MFGLLALGDNHRGTRKNVAAYDESKRFRLHNHLFDREPSEAIKPYLERAGFGRVAKNNFRSVDSKLVIAMLERWRPETHMFHLPTGECTITLEDINMLFGLRIDGRAVVGETEGPDYACIDALGIEPFSDRVKGAVKLRWIHDELIELEQHSQQTEEENILHAKLYILSIIAVLFPNKSHNVLHSSWFKFVKDFDECGKYSWGSACLAYLYRELCKACRVGCMSVAGCTLLLAVWAYYRIPRLAPRSEIAPPYPYAIR
- the LOC131632721 gene encoding uncharacterized protein LOC131632721 — its product is MAQRNIICSVHYNGVISNDLTNGFSFSNTETKRFKVHCRADFMHLKERIETKLQLPVSEIIYRLPLFNGDNSIIFYVMKPVEDDGGVKVMFECHNSFASLDDIELYVHIVSPLINQSQESHSHQYGMSQPTDEEPTQNNEPFIPNEQVDEYSEDEIQEVQYEDLFGDDNDPDIVEPSQPTIARPISMYAPPDHMRNICLEEAQSESIFGSHKTNYSDVDLYEGMEFEDKEECVAVIQHWHITNNLDYWVYKSDKNRYVIKCTNPTCQFKCRASVRKKNSKWTIGKLSGPHVCTTTSMSQDHRQLTSDIVSHCIRDLVNTDPSIKVKLIISHVTGKYGYNISYRKA
- the LOC131632722 gene encoding uncharacterized protein LOC131632722 gives rise to the protein MKTYLPGMIIDLETLPAFSNEGSQLGDKMIFHRLFWAFQPCIHGFAYCKPIVQVDGTWLYGRYKGTLLMAVAQDGNGNIFPIAFAIVEGETKDAWSFFLRNLRSHVTPQPNLCLISDRHPSIKSAYDDPANGWQNPPSSHVYCIRHIAQNFMRAIRDKELRKKLVNMGYALTESTYNYYRTEIRQTNRDALEWIENIPREKWARAFDRGQRWGHMTTNLAEAMNSVLKAIRNLPIASLFSATYFRMGALFGQRGHEWTKRLTSGQTFTDKCIKRMTEEVNKASIHNVYQFDRERFYFMVAERINRNDGRPTGTYGVDLRKRTCDCGKFQAFHLPCSHVIAACESIRQDYTIHIPDVFKIQHVFKVYQQSFQILPHQDNWPQYRGATLCHDETMRRKKRGRPNSTRIRTEMDDVEKETRMCGICREVGHIRSKCPNVAGPSNRPR